A single window of Nicotiana sylvestris chromosome 3, ASM39365v2, whole genome shotgun sequence DNA harbors:
- the LOC138887101 gene encoding uncharacterized protein, whose product MAIDINVQELLVIGDSDLLIHHVRGEWKTKNSKILPYLHHVQKLRRRFMKAEFQHVPRIQNEFADVLATLSSMIQHPDKNFIDPIPVKIHNQLVYCDYVEKEADEKPWFHDIKEYLAKREWAPDCQNLNCLSETTAFEPDYNKINKTKEIVLPQFGAGRI is encoded by the exons atggccattgacataaacgttcaagagctgctagtgattggagattcagacttgcttatacatcatgTACGAGGAGAATGGaagaccaagaactccaagatactcccgtatctgcatcatgtacaaaaATTGAGAAGAAGGTTCATGAAggcagaattccagcatgttcctagaatccagaatgagttcgccgatgtattggctaccctatcatctatgatacagcatcccgacaagaatttcattgatcccattccagtgaaaatccataatcagctaGTTTACTGTGACTATGTCGAAAAGGAAGCAGacgaaaaaccttggtttcatgatatcaaggaatatttggcaaaaagaga gtgggcgcctgattgccaaaacttgaactgcttatCTGAAACTACTGCCTttgaacctgattacaacaaaataaacaaaacaaaagaaattgtcctgccccagtttggtgctgggcgcatctga